DNA from Sulfurimonas xiamenensis:
AGTTACCGGAATTCGTGTCAAAAATAAAGAGGGTGAAATTCGTGATATAAAAGTACCGGGTGTTTTTATTTTTGTAGGATATGATGTAAATAATCAAACTCTTATTCAAGAAGACGGAAGCTTCTTATGCGATACCAACAAGCAGGGAGAAGTAGTCGTTGATATAAGCATGAGAACATCTGTAAAAGGCCTTTTTGCAGCTGGTGATATGAGGATTGAAGCTCCAAAGCAGGTTATAAGTGCTGCGGGGGATGGCGCAGTTGCCGCTCTTCAAGCAATCTCATATGTTGATGAAAAATTAAATTCTTAAAGGATAGTTATATGATTAAAGTTGGTGTTTTCGGTGCAAACGGCAGAGTTGGAAAATTAATTATTGATGATTTAAAAGAGAGCGAAGGGGTAAGTTTAAGTTCAGTATTTGTTAGAAATACGCTTAACTATTCAGTAGATTCATCTGTGATAGTAAGCACAGACATAGAACTGTTTTTAAACAGTTGTGATATTGTTATAGATTTTTCTCTTCCTGAAGCTTGTGAAACTCTACTTGAAGCATCTCTTAAAACTCCGAAACCGCTTGTTATCGGAACAACAGGATTAAGTGCTCATCAGCTTAATCTATTAAAACAAGCAAGTGAAAACATGCCTATTCTTTATGCCACAAATATGTCTTTAGGAGTAGCTCTCTTAAACAAACTCGTATATCAGGCAGCCGCAGCACTTGAAGATTTTGATATAGAAATAGTAGAGATGCATCATAAACATAAAAAAGATGCTCCAAGCGGAACGGCACTTACGCTAGGCGAATCAGCGGCACTTGGCCGAGGTGTAGACTTGGATAAAGTACGAGTAAGCGGCAGAGACGGCAATATTGGTGAGAGAAGCAAAGATGAAATTGCAGTTATGGCACTTAGAGGCGGAGATATTGTAGGTCGCCATACGGTCGGTTTTTATAATGATGGAGAGTTTATAGAGTTAAACCATACAGCAACTTCCAGAAATACATTTAGCAAAGGCGCCATAAGAGCTGCATCGTGGCTGGTTGACAAAGAAGTCGGGCTTTACTCAATAAGCGATTGTTTAGAAATATAAATTAAAAACACTTTTAAAATTAGAAGTCGCCTTAACTATATTTTACTTTGGTTTGAGTATAATTCCATAATTATTATGTATGCTCGAGGAGAGAAATGTGCTAGAAGATATGAATGAAAAATGTGCAGTTGTAGGAATTTACGGTAATAAAGAGGCTTCTAAGCTGGCTTATTTTTCACTTCATGCACTTCAACATCGCGGTCAAGAAGCAGCCGGGATAAGTTCTTCAAACGGAACAAAACTCCAAACAATCAAGAAACGCGGTTTGGTCATGCGTGTATTTGATGAAAAAAAACTTGAAACTCTAAGAGGTTCAAGCGCTATCGGTCATACCCGCTACTCTACTGCCGGAGATGATTCTATTTTGGATGCTCAACCGGTTTTTGCTAGATATGATTTGGGTGAGATGGCAATCGTTCATAATGGAAACCTGACAAATGCAGAAGAAATCCGCAACAAACTTATCGACAAAGGTGCCATTTTTCAAACTTTTATGGACACTGAAAATCTTATTCATCTTATCGCTAAAAGTGAAAAAAGAAAACTACTTGACAGAATTATAGATGCAGTCCAAAGAATAGAAGGCGCTTTTTCACTTGTATTTTTAAGCAGAACAAAGATGTTTGCTATGCGTGACCGTCATGGTTTTCGTCCATTAAGCCTTGGGAAACTTCCAAGCGGAGGCTATATTGTTGCTAGCGAAACATGCGCTTTTGATCTTGTCGGTGCGGAATTTATAAGAGATGTGGAACCAGGCGAACTTCTTATCTTCAATGAAGGCAGAGAGCCAAAAAGCATAAAAGTTTTTGAACCTACCCCAAAACACTGTATCTTTGAATATGTCTATTTTGCAAGACCCGACTCAAAAGTTTTTGGTCAGTCAGTCTACCAAACAAGAAAAAATATGGGAAAAGAGTTAGCACGCATAAAACCTGTTGAAGCAGATATGGTTATACCCGTTCCCGACGGAGGTGTACCGGCAGCTATCGGCTATGCCCAAGAGAGTGGTATCCCTTATGAGATGGGAATAATGAGAAATCATTATATCGGAAGAACTTTTATAGAGCCGACACAAGAGATGAGAGATTTAAAAGTTAAAATGAAACTCTCACCAATGATTGATATCATTAAAGGCAAAAGAGTTATTGTTGTTGATGATTCTATAGTCCGCGGAACAACCTCCAAAAGAATAGTAAGAATGCTTAAAGAGGCAGGTGCAAGCGAAGTCCATATGAGAGTCTCTTCTCCTCCAACAACAGATCCATGCTTTTATGGAGTTGATACCCCAGATAAAGATAAACTAATTGCTTCAAAAATGACTCAAGATGAAATATGTAAATTTATTGAAGCCGATTCACTTGCTTATTTAGATGAAGCATCACTTCTAAGAAGCGTAAATACAGAAGAGGATAACTACTGTACTGCTTGTTTTACCGGAAAATATATAGTTTAATGAAACAAGTTTATACCTTTGGCAACTATTTAAAAAATAAGTTCGGTTGTAAAGTTCACAAAGTTGGTATAAATATATCTGGGTTTACATGCCCAAATATAGATGGAACTGTAGCCAAAGGCGGGTGTACATTTTGTGAAAACGACTCATTTAGCGCAAGTACCGGTGAAACCAAAGAGCTAAAAGGTTTTTATCTAAATCTCAATTCAAAAACAAATCCAAATCTAAATAAACAGCTTGAACAGTTAGAGGCACAATTTAATGCCATAAGCAAAAGACAGCGCCAAGAGTATGGTGCACAAAAGTTTTTAGTCTATTTTCAATCTTTTACAAATACTTACGCTCCATTTGAAACACTAAAAGCACTTTATGACAAAGCACTCTCATTTAATGATGTAGTCGGTCTTAGTGTGGGTACCCGTTCAGACAGTATTACAGAAGAGACTCTTGACTATTTGGCACATCTTAATAAAGAAAAAGAGATATGGGTTGAATTTGGAATACAATCTGTTTATGATAAAACTTTGGAAAAAATCAACAGAGGGCATAATAGCCAAAATGTAAAAGAGTGGATTTTAAAGTCTAAAGAAAAGGGTTTAAATGTTTGCGGTCATTTGATTTTCGGCTTGCCTGATGAAAGCAAAGAGATGATGCTAGAAACTGCCAAACAAGCTTATGAATGGGGAATTGACTCTGTTAAATATCACCCGTTGTATGTAGTGAAAAAAACCGCTCTTGCAAATGATTTTATCAAAGGAAAGTTTACACCAATTAATGAAGATGATTATTTAGATGTGCTTGTTAAAGCTATAAGAATGAAGCCGGCCAATGTATCAGTTCAAAGAGTTACTGCGGGAATTGATGACAATTCCCTGCTTGCACCAGATTGGTGCAGAGACAAAAATCTACAAATTAAAAAAATAAATATGGCGCTAAAACCTTTTAATCTCAAGTATTAATTTCTTGAATTTTTTTCTTCTATTCCGCTCATATTAAATCTGCGGGCTAACTCCTGCTTAATTCTATCAGGGGATATATTTTTTGCAGCAAGCGCTACTAACATGTGATAAGTCAGATCCGCTGCCTCATATATCATCTCTTTCTCATCGTTATCTTTATAGGCAAAACAAAACTCTCCAGCCTCTTCTACAACTTTTTTCAAAATTGTATTGTCGCCTTTACTGAGAAGTTTTGCAGTCCATGAAGATTCAGGATCTGCATTTTTTCTCTCTTGAATAGTATGATATAGAGTATCGATAACGCCATAGAGTGACTCACTGCTCACTTCAACTTCACTCTCAATCTTTCCTGATTCCAACTCTGTAAAAAAACATGAACGCCGTCCCGTATGACATGCTACACCATGCTGCGTTACTTTTATTAAAAGCGTGTCATTATCACAGTCAATATTAAAAGAGTGTATCTCTTGAATATGGCCGCTGCTTTCACCCTTTTTCCAAATTCTCTGTTTCGAACGCGAAAAGTAATGCGCAATTCTTGTTGAAAGAGAGAGTTCGAGAGCCTCTTTATTCATATACGCCATCATAAGAACTTCGTTGCTGTTTATATCCTGAACAATAACCGGCAAAAGATCAATCTTTTGCCAGTCTACTCTATTTATAATTTCTTGCATATTAGTTAGTCAATGATGCTTTTTTTTGTGGATCTTTCATATCAACCCAGATATTTGGAGTTGACCCGCCAGGTGTTAAGAATATTTTTGCATCTTTGTTTTCTCTAAGTGCTTCATTAAACTTACCTTGTATTTGAATCTGCTCAAGTTTTAAAAGATCCGGAGTCAATGATTTAGAGATGAGATAATTTGCTTTTGCTTTTGCTTCAGCTTCGATTGTAACCGCATCAGCTAGACCTTGCGCTTCAATCCTTGCTTTTTCAGCAATACCTCTTGACTCTGCAGCCCTTCTAAGTGCCTCTTGCTCAGCTCTTTGAACTTCTTGCTCAGCTTTTTGAACCTGCTGTTTTGCAATTTGGACATTCTCTATCTGCTCTTTTACTTTTGGAGGCAAAATAATTGCACGAAGCTGTATAGACTGAAGATCAGCCGGTGTGTTCTCCAGCTTCTCTATTTTTTCTCTGATCTGCGTATCAATCTCTGTAGCGATAGAATTTCTCATTTGAGGAAGCATCTCCGCATCATACTTACCGACAACATTTCTTACAATATCTCTTGCAACAGGGTGAATAATTTTATCCTCCCATGCAAAACCCCAGTTTGAAATTGTTTGAGCTGCGAATTGTGAGTCAAGTCTGTACTGAACAGTAAGCTCAATAGAAACCGGTAATCCGCGTTTGTCAAGAACTGTAATAGCAGGTCTTACATTTACACCAAGAGCGTCACTCGCGCCTGATTCAATGCTTGAAGCATAATTAACAATACGAACTTTTGTATCAACTTTATAAACTTTTTGAATAACCGGAATAATAAAGTGAAGTCCCGGAAGAAGCGCTTGATCTGAATATTTACCGTTAGTGCTTAAAATTCCTCTTTGACCCTCTTCAATAATTGTAAAAGGTTTTGCTAATACTAACATTACCACAACAGCAATCAAAAAATAAGCTATACCAGCTTTTCCACCACCAAAGTTAAAATCTAATTTTGGCATTTGTGGACCGCCACCACCGCCGCTTGTGCCAGAAGATTTTTTATCAAATCCTCCGCCTTCGCTCTTTTTTTTGTTAAAATAATCATTCATATCTGATGCCATTGTTATATTGTCCTTCATTTTTTATTCCTTTTATCTGATGTTACACACTTAAACGAACGCGTCCGTTTGAGTGGCAGGGACAAATGTCCCTACAACCCCCTAAAGCTACGAAAAACTTTGTTTTTCGAGAACTACAGGGTTATGCTATTTATATGTATGTTAGGTAATGTTCATACTTTTTATTGCGTCCAAATACTATATCAAAATATGCACTCTGCAATTTTTCAGTCATATCACCGCGAGCGCCACATCCTATCTCTCTTGCATCAACTATGCGTACGGGAGTTATTTCCGCAGCAGTTCCCGTTAAAAATGCTTCATCAGCTGTATAAACATCCTCTCTTGAAAGACGGCGACGCTCAACTTTTATACCCATATCAACAGCTATTTCAATAACCGTTTTTTGTGTAATCGATTCTAAAGAGTTATCATTTGGAGGCGTTATTAACACACCATTTTTTACCATAAAAAAGCTCGCACCGCTTGCTTCTGCCACATAACCTTGATCATCAAGCAAAAGTGCTTCTTCATAGCCGCAGTCTATCGCTTCATACTTTGCCATCTGAGAGTTTAAGTAGTTTGCAACTGCTTTTGCTTTACCCATATTTGAAGTGTTTGCAGGTCTTGTCATAGAAACAATTTTAAGTTTTATACCTTTTTGCATTCCCTCTTCACCAAGATAAGCACCCCATTCCCATGCAGCTAAAACAGTCTCAACCGGAGCATTTTTGTGGTAAACTCCCATGACACCGTATCCTAAAAATGCAAATGGACGAATATAAACATTATCGCCGGTAAATTCATTTTTTCGAATTAACTCTATTTGAGCCTT
Protein-coding regions in this window:
- the dapB gene encoding 4-hydroxy-tetrahydrodipicolinate reductase, producing the protein MIKVGVFGANGRVGKLIIDDLKESEGVSLSSVFVRNTLNYSVDSSVIVSTDIELFLNSCDIVIDFSLPEACETLLEASLKTPKPLVIGTTGLSAHQLNLLKQASENMPILYATNMSLGVALLNKLVYQAAAALEDFDIEIVEMHHKHKKDAPSGTALTLGESAALGRGVDLDKVRVSGRDGNIGERSKDEIAVMALRGGDIVGRHTVGFYNDGEFIELNHTATSRNTFSKGAIRAASWLVDKEVGLYSISDCLEI
- the purF gene encoding amidophosphoribosyltransferase produces the protein MLEDMNEKCAVVGIYGNKEASKLAYFSLHALQHRGQEAAGISSSNGTKLQTIKKRGLVMRVFDEKKLETLRGSSAIGHTRYSTAGDDSILDAQPVFARYDLGEMAIVHNGNLTNAEEIRNKLIDKGAIFQTFMDTENLIHLIAKSEKRKLLDRIIDAVQRIEGAFSLVFLSRTKMFAMRDRHGFRPLSLGKLPSGGYIVASETCAFDLVGAEFIRDVEPGELLIFNEGREPKSIKVFEPTPKHCIFEYVYFARPDSKVFGQSVYQTRKNMGKELARIKPVEADMVIPVPDGGVPAAIGYAQESGIPYEMGIMRNHYIGRTFIEPTQEMRDLKVKMKLSPMIDIIKGKRVIVVDDSIVRGTTSKRIVRMLKEAGASEVHMRVSSPPTTDPCFYGVDTPDKDKLIASKMTQDEICKFIEADSLAYLDEASLLRSVNTEEDNYCTACFTGKYIV
- a CDS encoding TIGR01212 family radical SAM protein (This family includes YhcC from E. coli K-12, an uncharacterized radical SAM protein.); this translates as MKQVYTFGNYLKNKFGCKVHKVGINISGFTCPNIDGTVAKGGCTFCENDSFSASTGETKELKGFYLNLNSKTNPNLNKQLEQLEAQFNAISKRQRQEYGAQKFLVYFQSFTNTYAPFETLKALYDKALSFNDVVGLSVGTRSDSITEETLDYLAHLNKEKEIWVEFGIQSVYDKTLEKINRGHNSQNVKEWILKSKEKGLNVCGHLIFGLPDESKEMMLETAKQAYEWGIDSVKYHPLYVVKKTALANDFIKGKFTPINEDDYLDVLVKAIRMKPANVSVQRVTAGIDDNSLLAPDWCRDKNLQIKKINMALKPFNLKY
- the hisIE gene encoding bifunctional phosphoribosyl-AMP cyclohydrolase/phosphoribosyl-ATP diphosphatase HisIE codes for the protein MQEIINRVDWQKIDLLPVIVQDINSNEVLMMAYMNKEALELSLSTRIAHYFSRSKQRIWKKGESSGHIQEIHSFNIDCDNDTLLIKVTQHGVACHTGRRSCFFTELESGKIESEVEVSSESLYGVIDTLYHTIQERKNADPESSWTAKLLSKGDNTILKKVVEEAGEFCFAYKDNDEKEMIYEAADLTYHMLVALAAKNISPDRIKQELARRFNMSGIEEKNSRN
- a CDS encoding prohibitin family protein encodes the protein MASDMNDYFNKKKSEGGGFDKKSSGTSGGGGGPQMPKLDFNFGGGKAGIAYFLIAVVVMLVLAKPFTIIEEGQRGILSTNGKYSDQALLPGLHFIIPVIQKVYKVDTKVRIVNYASSIESGASDALGVNVRPAITVLDKRGLPVSIELTVQYRLDSQFAAQTISNWGFAWEDKIIHPVARDIVRNVVGKYDAEMLPQMRNSIATEIDTQIREKIEKLENTPADLQSIQLRAIILPPKVKEQIENVQIAKQQVQKAEQEVQRAEQEALRRAAESRGIAEKARIEAQGLADAVTIEAEAKAKANYLISKSLTPDLLKLEQIQIQGKFNEALRENKDAKIFLTPGGSTPNIWVDMKDPQKKASLTN
- a CDS encoding branched-chain amino acid transaminase, producing the protein MDAAKYIWMNGKFVAWDDAKVHVLSHTLHYGNGVIEGTKTYKTDKGYAIFRLKDHTARLKESAKMVLIDIPYSVEELNKAQIELIRKNEFTGDNVYIRPFAFLGYGVMGVYHKNAPVETVLAAWEWGAYLGEEGMQKGIKLKIVSMTRPANTSNMGKAKAVANYLNSQMAKYEAIDCGYEEALLLDDQGYVAEASGASFFMVKNGVLITPPNDNSLESITQKTVIEIAVDMGIKVERRRLSREDVYTADEAFLTGTAAEITPVRIVDAREIGCGARGDMTEKLQSAYFDIVFGRNKKYEHYLTYI